CGGCGTAAATTCCTGCAGTCTCGCGCGTTTCAGTACATCATAAATCGTTGGCCGGCTGACATGAAAGCGTTCCGCCAAATGCGCCACCTTCCACAGCCGGGTTTGATAAAGCCGCCAGATTTCCTGACGATCTAATAAAGTTAATCGGGTGCGTTTGTGTATGTTCATCTACAGTATTCTCCCAAATACTGTAAACAACGCTAGTAATTCTTACACCTAAGAAAATAATTTAAAAACTCAGACTAGCAGGAAATTCCTATTTCGCAAATGTACTTTGCATAGATCCTTGATTTAAGAAATACGTTAGCGCAGAAATTATTTCATAGTAATAACAGAGCACATACTCCGTGTCAGATTTAATTTATTTCGTACAGTTATTAACAGAACTCGAACTCCAAGGTGGTATTGATAAGTATGATTTCCTTCAGTACATCGGGGTGGCGTTCAAGAATAACAATCAATGTTTGCTGCATCGTTGGGATTACGGCGACGTTGTTCCCAATCGCGCAAGGTGCGCACTGACACGCCAAACAATCTGGCAAATTCTACTTCGGATAGCTCTGATTTTTTCGTGCCGATATGAGAGGTGACATGACGACGCGTCCCTTCCCCGCTTTCATTTGACGGCCAGATTCCAGTAATTCAGCGCTTAAATCTCCCGGCTGCTTCCCCAGGCTTCCAGCTCCTTATCGGCTAGCGGTTGCTTCCTTAATGTCATGTATTGCGTTTACAATCGATTATGTCTGTAAATTTTATGTAGTCTCAGAGATGGCTGCGTGCACTCGCTCAAGCATTTTGCTGGTTATGTTGTTGCGGCGCTCAATTTGGCTGACATAGGCTTGACTGACACCAAGACGCTGGGCCAACTGCTCTTGTGTAATGCCTGCCCTGGTGCGTGCTAAGGCGACGGGATTATCGACGTAATCCTCAAGCACGAACGGTTCATAGGTTTGTTCGTCACCCTGATTTGCTTGGCAAGCCGCCAATTCGTTTTCGATTTGATCTTTCAGAACGCGATAAACCGCGATTGGTAACAAAACATATTCATCTTTACCTTGGATGGATTTGATTTTTTGCAGTGTCATTTGTAAGCATCTTCACGCGATTTGATTTTCTCAATCGCAATAATTCTAACAACATCATGCCATTCAAAAATGATGCGCCAGTTACCCACTCTCATAAAGCATTATTTTCAAATGTTTTGATAGACCAGAAAGTTTCCAACGATGATTGAAAATCTATGAATAAAAATACCGTGCGAGATTAAATTATTTTAATAATGTCTTATTCTATAAAACAAAATCATTATATGTGAATTTTTCATCAATAATATGTGAACTTTTTGTGAATTATTGAATCTTAATATTCGTAAACTTTTGATAACTTCAATAAACTTTCATTTAGGAGATAAAAATGAAAACAAGTCAAAGCCTTTTGAGCGCAGCTGTAAAAACTACTTTCGTTTTATTCGGTGTTTTACCGCTGATTGGACTTATCACATTTGGTGATTTGCATTCGTTCTCAGTCATGCAGTCTGAAATAAGCTGGTTAGAAATTGATCTCATGTTGGGGGCAGTATTCTTTGTAAGCTATCTTTTAATTGGAAGTGTATCGAAAAGTAAAACGCGCCTTCCGATGAAAAAAATATATGCCTAAACTGTAAGCTCTTTACCTGCCTGCCTATAAGGTCAATGTTTTTTTAGACATTGACCTTTTTTATTTATAAAGTCAGCAGAAATCAAAAGTGTCGAATTAAGAAATCATCTCTGGCAGAGCCGAGGAAAGAAGAATGCCTTGGTGTGCCATCGAACCCAATCGCTCAGACTCCTTCCAGCGGCAACATTTTCAAAACCAAACAACTGCCATCATTCTGTGGATTCACATAGTTTCATTCTTACCGGCGATGCAGATTAACTTGCTGTGTGCAGTAGCAACATCGCGCATCTGGTTTCCGGCAATTTTACTGTCAATTTCAGCTTACCCTAACGATGAGCAAACGATCGCATACCGGATAAATTAGCGCTCAGCAAAACTCCTTTACACATTAAGTCGGGACAGCTTCCAGTGTTGGCAATCGGATTGAAAAGATTTTATGATATTATTCGAGCCCGATTGAGGGTTAATCCCATTGAATCGTAACTAATTGTTTAAATAAAGGTAGCATGTATGATTTTCTGGCGCGTAAAATCACTTGATGCCAT
The DNA window shown above is from Nitrosomonas sp. Is35 and carries:
- a CDS encoding helix-turn-helix transcriptional regulator; this encodes MTLQKIKSIQGKDEYVLLPIAVYRVLKDQIENELAACQANQGDEQTYEPFVLEDYVDNPVALARTRAGITQEQLAQRLGVSQAYVSQIERRNNITSKMLERVHAAISETT